From one Spiroplasma endosymbiont of Panorpa germanica genomic stretch:
- the ffh gene encoding signal recognition particle protein: MGFGDFLANRMKKSIEKNMKKTTLTEENIKETLREIRLTLIEADVNLEVVKKFISKIESKATGQYISEGVRADQQMVKLVHEELVEILGKTNKGLEIAKRPSVIMMVGLQGAGKTTTVGKLANLVSKKYSKKPLAVGLDIYRPGAIDQLVELGSKNNFTTFEKGKQDPVKTAKEAMDYAVKENFDVVILDTAGRLQIDKNLMTELNNIRKAVSPQEILIVVDGMTGQDIINVTTEFDNLLKLTGVIVTKLDGDARGGSTLSITSMTNLPVKFIGEGEGISALAEFHPKRMADRILGMGDVDSLFEKATEVVDQRTMEKTMKRMFMGQFDLEDLRNQLAQVAKMGNLGGIMKMIPGAQKLTESQLEGAQKKLFVANVLMNSMTLKERREPRVLKAINRKQRIIKGSGRTEKEYNELLQQFDKGKKQVMEMTKQLKSGRMPNLGGLGKKGFGGGMF; encoded by the coding sequence ATGGGATTTGGAGATTTTTTAGCCAATAGAATGAAAAAATCTATTGAAAAAAATATGAAAAAAACCACACTAACAGAAGAAAATATTAAAGAAACTCTAAGAGAAATTAGATTGACTTTAATTGAAGCTGACGTTAACTTGGAAGTTGTAAAAAAATTTATTAGTAAAATTGAGTCAAAAGCTACTGGACAATATATTTCAGAGGGTGTTCGTGCAGACCAACAAATGGTTAAATTAGTTCACGAAGAATTAGTTGAAATATTAGGGAAAACTAACAAAGGTTTAGAAATAGCTAAACGTCCATCTGTAATTATGATGGTAGGTTTACAGGGAGCTGGTAAAACTACCACTGTTGGTAAATTAGCAAACTTAGTTTCTAAAAAATACAGTAAAAAACCTTTAGCTGTTGGATTAGATATTTACCGTCCCGGAGCGATTGATCAATTAGTGGAATTGGGAAGTAAAAACAATTTCACAACTTTTGAAAAAGGGAAACAAGACCCTGTAAAAACAGCTAAAGAAGCTATGGATTATGCTGTCAAAGAAAACTTTGACGTTGTAATTTTAGATACAGCTGGTCGTTTGCAAATTGATAAAAATTTAATGACTGAATTAAATAATATTAGAAAAGCTGTATCACCTCAAGAAATTTTAATTGTGGTTGATGGTATGACTGGACAAGATATCATAAATGTAACAACAGAGTTTGATAATTTATTGAAGTTAACAGGAGTTATTGTTACCAAATTAGATGGGGATGCTCGTGGGGGATCGACTCTTTCAATTACAAGCATGACCAACTTACCCGTCAAATTTATCGGGGAAGGTGAAGGTATCAGCGCCTTAGCAGAATTCCACCCCAAACGTATGGCTGACCGTATTTTGGGGATGGGAGATGTCGATAGCCTTTTTGAGAAAGCAACTGAAGTTGTTGATCAAAGAACTATGGAAAAAACCATGAAAAGAATGTTCATGGGACAATTCGACCTAGAAGATTTAAGAAACCAATTAGCTCAAGTAGCTAAAATGGGAAATCTTGGAGGAATTATGAAAATGATTCCCGGGGCTCAAAAACTTACTGAAAGTCAATTAGAGGGAGCTCAAAAAAAACTGTTTGTAGCAAACGTTTTAATGAACTCAATGACTTTGAAAGAACGTCGCGAGCCGCGTGTATTAAAAGCAATAAATCGTAAACAACGTATAATTAAAGGTTCGGGTAGAACTGAAAAAGAATACAACGAATTATTGCAACAATTTGATAAAGGTAAGAAGCAAGTTATGG
- the rny gene encoding ribonuclease Y: MNSRTAVEAIIALTVLFSLAIIAILVLCFSQRRQRLIKKAQDEAKKILISATADAKIQSDEIIFQAEKKIMEKKYEISKLETDLEKKVNEISIQEKNLELKIESLSSRETLTNNKYKEYEKKLEDVISALEIASKISQSEAKEVLFKSVEHKFTKELNSLIRNKQLEAHNNAKTNAIELIVAAMEKYAVEVVAEKTTSFIKLPTNDIKGRIIGKEGRNIKALESFGGVDVIIDETPNIITISSFNPIRREIVTRALNNLIADGRIQPVKIEEEILKQQKEIEQITLEAGTQVIEELGIFNMDIELIKLIGKLKYRTSYGQNVLLHSIEVAKLAGTIAAELGLNTKLAIRSGLLHDIGKAVDFEEEGSHVVLGINIAQKYREDKVVINSIASHHGDFAREDLIAAIVSIADSISASRPGARNNSAEDFLNRMSDIEKIAKSVEGVQNAYAIQSGRQIRIIVDPELVEDWQLVGILNNLQELITKEVVIPGEITMTIIREKREVKIIR; encoded by the coding sequence ATGAATTCAAGAACAGCCGTTGAGGCTATCATAGCACTAACCGTCCTATTCTCTTTAGCGATAATAGCGATCTTAGTTCTATGTTTTAGCCAACGTCGACAACGACTTATTAAAAAAGCTCAAGACGAAGCCAAAAAAATCCTAATTTCTGCGACAGCTGATGCAAAAATTCAGTCAGATGAAATTATATTTCAAGCAGAAAAGAAAATTATGGAGAAAAAATACGAAATTTCTAAACTCGAAACAGATTTAGAAAAAAAAGTTAACGAAATTAGTATTCAAGAAAAGAATCTAGAGTTAAAAATAGAGTCTCTTTCTAGTAGAGAAACTTTAACAAACAACAAATATAAAGAATATGAAAAAAAATTGGAGGACGTAATTTCAGCATTAGAAATTGCATCCAAAATTTCTCAAAGTGAAGCTAAGGAAGTTTTATTTAAGAGTGTTGAACATAAGTTCACAAAAGAGTTAAACTCACTTATTAGAAACAAACAACTAGAAGCTCATAACAATGCTAAAACAAATGCAATCGAATTAATTGTAGCTGCAATGGAAAAATATGCAGTAGAAGTAGTTGCTGAAAAAACAACCAGCTTCATCAAACTGCCAACAAATGATATTAAGGGTCGAATTATTGGAAAAGAAGGCCGTAATATTAAAGCGCTGGAGAGTTTTGGGGGAGTTGATGTAATTATCGATGAAACACCAAATATAATCACGATTTCAAGTTTTAACCCCATTAGAAGAGAAATAGTAACAAGAGCACTGAATAACTTGATCGCTGATGGAAGAATCCAACCAGTGAAAATTGAAGAAGAAATCCTAAAACAACAAAAAGAAATTGAACAAATAACTCTTGAGGCTGGAACTCAAGTAATTGAAGAATTGGGAATATTCAATATGGATATAGAACTAATAAAACTTATTGGTAAATTGAAGTACAGAACAAGTTATGGTCAAAATGTCTTATTACACTCAATTGAAGTGGCTAAATTAGCAGGTACAATTGCAGCTGAATTAGGACTAAATACAAAATTAGCAATCCGATCGGGATTATTGCATGACATCGGTAAAGCGGTGGATTTTGAAGAAGAAGGTAGTCATGTAGTATTGGGTATTAATATAGCGCAAAAATATCGTGAAGATAAAGTTGTAATTAATTCAATTGCATCACATCACGGTGATTTTGCAAGAGAGGACTTGATTGCAGCTATTGTTTCAATCGCTGATTCAATTTCAGCATCAAGACCAGGAGCTAGAAATAACTCAGCTGAGGACTTCTTAAACAGAATGAGTGATATTGAAAAAATTGCTAAATCAGTTGAGGGAGTTCAAAATGCTTATGCGATTCAATCAGGTAGACAAATTCGTATCATTGTTGACCCAGAACTAGTTGAAGATTGACAACTAGTTGGAATATTAAATAACCTTCAAGAGTTAATTACCAAAGAGGTTGTAATTCCTGGAGAAATAACAATGACCATTATTAGAGAAAAACGTGAAGTTAAAATAATCCGTTAA
- a CDS encoding nitroreductase family protein, whose amino-acid sequence MKNLDQLIKERKTIKKYQQGAILPKEQILEIVNAGRMAPSGFGLQQVETIVILNQKVKDKIAEAFQGYNCENIKSASALIIVLGITTPTYEVEDGKLMDEKLLKLSKMYEDKKKEIKNNLLKIYPNMSFAQEYDKINAGIHIGYMSLKATELNIGSTIMTGFFVDVLTQSLQEMNLLKNGRRPIFGFALGKPDDNYAGNNREKIRVSVEDYANIID is encoded by the coding sequence ATGAAAAATTTGGATCAATTAATAAAAGAACGAAAAACAATTAAAAAATATCAACAAGGAGCAATTCTCCCTAAAGAACAAATTTTAGAGATTGTTAATGCTGGAAGAATGGCACCAAGTGGTTTTGGTCTCCAACAAGTAGAAACCATTGTTATTTTAAATCAAAAAGTAAAAGATAAAATTGCTGAAGCATTTCAAGGTTATAACTGCGAAAACATTAAATCAGCGAGTGCTTTGATTATTGTCTTAGGAATTACAACTCCAACTTACGAGGTTGAAGATGGTAAATTAATGGACGAAAAACTACTGAAACTTTCTAAAATGTATGAAGATAAAAAGAAAGAGATAAAAAATAATCTTTTGAAAATATATCCTAACATGTCTTTCGCCCAAGAATACGACAAAATCAACGCCGGAATTCATATTGGTTATATGTCATTGAAAGCGACCGAACTAAATATAGGTTCAACAATCATGACAGGATTTTTTGTAGATGTACTAACCCAAAGCTTACAAGAAATGAATTTATTAAAAAATGGACGCCGCCCAATTTTTGGATTTGCTCTTGGTAAGCCTGATGATAATTATGCAGGCAACAATCGCGAAAAAATTAGAGTTAGCGTTGAGGATTATGCAAATATAATTGATTAA